A single window of Syntrophotalea acetylenica DNA harbors:
- a CDS encoding ferredoxin family protein, whose protein sequence is MFAYIEIDIQKCKGCGLCTIACPRDLIKLDENLDDDIFSVAVFLEGGHCYGCAFCASVCPDLAIKVCSLCKNEITGRMNKKFSCYRKIVENLSR, encoded by the coding sequence ATGTTTGCTTATATTGAAATAGATATACAAAAATGCAAAGGCTGCGGTCTTTGTACTATTGCTTGTCCACGAGATCTGATAAAGCTTGATGAAAATCTGGATGACGATATTTTTTCGGTGGCTGTTTTTCTTGAAGGTGGTCACTGTTACGGATGCGCTTTTTGTGCGAGTGTTTGTCCGGATCTTGCGATCAAGGTTTGCAGTTTGTGTAAAAATGAAATAACAGGAAGGATGAACAAAAAGTTTTCTTGTTATCGTAAAATAGTCGAAAACCTGTCACGCTGA
- a CDS encoding GPMC system family 4 glycosyltransferase, translated as MRILFLTPSQPHTTGNWVSALRQKKELENLGHCVRILEVTEDTAHLEAQANSFAPDIVNALHAYRSGVPWLTCPASQSIPLAVTLTGTDVHQGLDDPQQRPAILQVLARADAILTLCPATRQFLEHTYPALTSKLHHVPPAVDLGAEPFDLRKPWNIPDSAVLFLHPAGIRPVKGNLELLEMFDKVVDSQRCRLAFCGPVLDRDYASRFFSALQKRPWAVHVGEIPHTAMAAVMRQADVILNNSASEGFSNTLLEAGSLGIPILARNIPGNAAAFRPGLQGLVFDTAEQFIRQAIMLAQHPAMRQRFSQPLASSQSMQQEARQMASIFCALKVRRRATIVHPRMDTK; from the coding sequence GTGCGTATTCTTTTTCTCACTCCCAGCCAGCCCCATACAACCGGCAACTGGGTATCGGCGCTGCGCCAGAAAAAAGAGCTGGAAAATCTCGGCCATTGCGTTCGCATCCTCGAGGTGACGGAGGATACCGCACACCTCGAAGCACAGGCCAACAGCTTTGCTCCGGACATTGTGAACGCGCTGCACGCTTACCGCAGCGGCGTGCCCTGGCTGACATGCCCGGCCTCGCAATCCATCCCTCTCGCCGTAACTCTGACCGGCACCGATGTCCATCAAGGACTCGATGACCCGCAACAAAGACCGGCCATCCTGCAGGTTCTGGCCCGTGCCGACGCGATCCTTACACTATGCCCAGCCACTCGGCAGTTTCTGGAACACACTTACCCCGCACTGACGTCGAAACTGCACCATGTACCGCCCGCCGTTGATCTCGGCGCAGAGCCATTCGATCTGCGAAAACCATGGAACATTCCGGATAGCGCCGTCCTGTTTCTGCATCCGGCGGGCATTCGCCCGGTCAAAGGCAATCTGGAGCTGTTGGAAATGTTCGACAAGGTCGTCGACAGCCAGCGATGCCGCCTGGCATTTTGCGGTCCGGTACTTGACAGGGACTATGCTTCCCGATTTTTCTCCGCCCTGCAAAAGCGCCCCTGGGCAGTTCACGTCGGCGAGATACCGCACACAGCCATGGCCGCCGTTATGCGGCAAGCCGACGTCATCCTCAACAATTCCGCCAGCGAAGGCTTCTCCAACACTTTGCTGGAAGCCGGCAGCCTCGGCATTCCGATCCTGGCCCGAAACATTCCGGGCAACGCGGCGGCTTTTCGGCCAGGGCTTCAGGGGCTTGTTTTCGACACTGCCGAGCAGTTCATCCGGCAAGCCATCATGCTGGCGCAACATCCGGCCATGCGTCAGCGATTTTCACAACCCCTGGCTTCGTCACAGTCCATGCAGCAGGAAGCCCGGCAAATGGCATCGATTTTCTGTGCACTCAAAGTCCGGCGGCGCGCGACCATTGTCCACCCCCGGATGGACACCAAATAA
- a CDS encoding HAD family hydrolase — protein MVKGLIFDCDGVLFDSLHANVAFYSAALQQLGMPPIAHDDREKIYLCHTVTTPELFEAILGPERLEEALQVSRGIDYSRFIPLMVPEPGILEALSRLSARMPLAVATNRGGSMHDISRHFGLERFFKTILTSKDVARGKPHPDMLLLASDRLGIDPANLLFIGDMDVDQEAARRANIRFVGYRGRFAEAINITSHNQLFDLIEQL, from the coding sequence ATGGTCAAGGGTCTTATCTTCGATTGCGACGGGGTCCTGTTCGACAGCCTGCACGCCAATGTGGCGTTTTACAGTGCCGCCCTGCAGCAACTGGGCATGCCTCCCATCGCCCATGACGACCGGGAAAAAATCTATCTCTGCCATACGGTGACCACGCCGGAACTGTTCGAAGCGATTCTCGGGCCGGAACGTCTCGAAGAGGCGCTGCAGGTTTCCCGCGGCATCGACTACAGCCGGTTCATCCCGCTGATGGTCCCCGAACCCGGTATCCTGGAAGCCCTTTCGCGCCTGTCGGCCCGCATGCCGCTGGCGGTTGCCACCAATCGCGGCGGCAGCATGCATGACATCTCGCGACATTTCGGGCTGGAGCGTTTTTTCAAAACGATTCTCACCAGCAAGGATGTCGCGCGCGGCAAGCCTCACCCCGACATGCTGCTTTTGGCCTCCGACAGACTCGGCATCGATCCCGCCAACCTGCTGTTCATCGGAGACATGGATGTGGACCAGGAGGCGGCCCGCCGCGCCAACATCCGTTTCGTCGGGTATCGCGGCCGGTTTGCCGAAGCCATCAACATCACCAGCCACAACCAGCTGTTCGATCTTATCGAGCAGCTCTGA
- the trpA gene encoding tryptophan synthase subunit alpha produces MLETTIRNKLAQQDILLMTHIVIGYPDLETSFEVVRTMVEAGVDLMELQIPFSEPMADGPVILKANQEALATGITVDQCFDFAEKVAATFDIPFLFMTYYNILFKYGVGAFAERMAKVGLCGAIVPDLPPEEADDYLSAMSKYGMAPIFIYAPNTSEARMRQIAEHGKGFIYCMARKGVTGLQTDFSGQLGTHLARCRASTQLPLALGFGVKDRADVEFIKGKADIAVVGSQAIRILDEGGVPAVNAFIASLR; encoded by the coding sequence ATGCTTGAGACCACCATCCGCAACAAACTGGCGCAACAGGATATCCTGCTGATGACCCATATCGTCATCGGCTACCCGGATCTGGAGACCTCCTTCGAAGTGGTCCGCACCATGGTAGAAGCCGGGGTCGACCTGATGGAACTGCAGATCCCCTTCTCCGAGCCGATGGCCGATGGCCCGGTGATCCTCAAGGCCAACCAGGAGGCCCTGGCCACCGGCATTACCGTCGACCAGTGCTTCGATTTCGCGGAAAAAGTCGCCGCCACCTTCGATATCCCGTTTTTGTTCATGACCTATTACAACATCCTGTTCAAATACGGAGTCGGGGCCTTCGCCGAGCGCATGGCCAAAGTCGGGCTGTGCGGAGCCATCGTGCCGGATCTGCCGCCGGAAGAGGCCGACGACTACCTGTCGGCCATGAGCAAGTACGGCATGGCTCCGATCTTCATCTACGCTCCCAACACCAGCGAGGCCCGCATGCGCCAGATCGCCGAACACGGCAAAGGTTTCATCTACTGCATGGCGCGCAAGGGCGTCACCGGCCTGCAGACCGATTTTTCGGGACAACTCGGCACCCATCTGGCCCGTTGCCGCGCTTCGACGCAATTGCCTCTGGCCCTCGGTTTCGGTGTCAAGGATCGCGCCGATGTGGAATTTATCAAGGGCAAGGCCGATATCGCCGTGGTCGGTTCCCAGGCCATCCGGATTCTGGATGAAGGGGGAGTGCCGGCGGTGAACGCCTTCATCGCCTCCCTGCGCTAA
- the trpB gene encoding tryptophan synthase subunit beta, whose protein sequence is MDKRGYFSGFGGCFIPEILNETFVELVKAYEAARADSAFWQEYLDVMSNYSCRPTPLTFAGNLTRHFGGARIYIKREDLNHTGAHKANNVMGQGLLVKRMGKTRVIAETGAGQHGVATATMAARMGFECTIYMGEEDVERQRPNVFWMERLGATVVPVTDGSRTLKDAINEAFRDWVSNMDTTHYVLGTACGPHPFPEMVAWFQSIIGTEARQQILKHEGRLPKRVYACVGGGSNAMGLFSGFMDDPVELVGVEAGGKGLDSGRHAARLSSRDASVGVAQGYKTYFLQDGDGQMKDTHSISAGLDYVGVSPILAHLQAIGRARFEAATDAEVLDAVTLTMRKEGLIPALESSHAFAQAFKEAPTLSKDDIIIINQSGRGDKDIFTVADAFDDPAWKEFIKHKAEQYHA, encoded by the coding sequence ATGGATAAACGCGGCTATTTTTCCGGATTCGGCGGTTGTTTCATCCCCGAAATCCTCAATGAAACCTTCGTGGAACTGGTCAAGGCCTATGAAGCCGCCAGGGCCGACTCCGCTTTCTGGCAGGAATACCTCGATGTCATGTCGAACTACTCGTGCCGCCCGACCCCGCTGACTTTCGCCGGGAATCTGACGCGGCATTTCGGGGGAGCGCGCATTTACATCAAACGCGAGGATCTCAATCACACCGGTGCCCACAAGGCCAACAACGTCATGGGCCAGGGGCTGCTGGTCAAACGCATGGGCAAGACCCGCGTCATCGCCGAGACCGGCGCCGGACAGCACGGCGTGGCCACCGCCACCATGGCAGCGCGCATGGGATTCGAGTGCACCATCTACATGGGCGAGGAGGACGTGGAACGGCAGCGCCCCAATGTTTTCTGGATGGAGCGCCTCGGCGCCACGGTGGTGCCGGTAACAGACGGCTCCCGCACCCTCAAGGACGCCATCAACGAAGCCTTCCGCGACTGGGTATCCAACATGGACACCACTCATTACGTGCTCGGTACCGCCTGCGGGCCGCACCCCTTTCCGGAGATGGTCGCCTGGTTCCAGTCGATCATCGGTACCGAGGCGCGCCAGCAGATCCTTAAACACGAAGGGCGCCTGCCGAAGCGCGTCTACGCCTGCGTCGGAGGCGGCTCCAACGCCATGGGGCTGTTTTCCGGATTCATGGACGACCCGGTGGAGCTGGTCGGGGTCGAGGCCGGGGGCAAGGGGCTGGACAGCGGCAGGCATGCCGCCCGCCTCAGCTCCAGGGATGCCAGCGTCGGCGTGGCGCAGGGTTACAAAACCTACTTTTTGCAGGATGGCGATGGACAGATGAAGGACACGCACAGTATTTCGGCGGGTCTCGATTACGTCGGCGTCTCGCCGATCCTGGCGCACCTGCAGGCCATCGGCCGCGCCCGCTTCGAGGCGGCAACCGACGCCGAAGTGCTTGACGCGGTAACTTTGACCATGCGCAAGGAAGGACTGATTCCGGCACTGGAATCGTCCCACGCCTTCGCTCAGGCCTTCAAGGAAGCGCCGACGCTGTCAAAGGACGACATCATCATCATCAACCAGTCCGGTCGCGGCGACAAGGACATCTTCACCGTCGCCGACGCTTTCGACGACCCGGCCTGGAAGGAATTCATCAAACACAAGGCGGAGCAATACCATGCTTGA
- a CDS encoding GntR family transcriptional regulator, which yields MLNPDSPIPLYHQLAERLGDQIRNGELAPGQRIPSEPQLAARYGIGRPTVRQALDSLVRQGLLCRRRGSGTYVSEPAREIDLFSLDGTSAAFHKKGLAATTLIREAIRLQPIEDAPDNPFSGRTAYFFSRLTCLDGAPVLLEDLYLHPQLFAGIESLDLAGRSLSSVAAKHFMLRPMGGKQSFRIGYLDAVRARCLDVSVTTPLLQVERRLDFAAGRDGFFSRLFCRTDHIVFSQHMGASGHG from the coding sequence ATGCTCAACCCCGACTCACCCATACCGCTTTATCACCAGCTTGCCGAGCGACTCGGAGACCAGATCCGCAACGGCGAACTGGCACCGGGCCAGCGCATCCCGTCGGAGCCGCAACTGGCGGCCCGGTACGGCATCGGGCGCCCCACGGTGCGCCAGGCGCTCGACTCCCTGGTGCGGCAGGGTCTGTTGTGCCGGCGCCGCGGCTCGGGGACTTATGTCAGCGAACCGGCCCGCGAGATCGACCTTTTTTCCCTGGATGGCACGTCGGCGGCATTCCACAAAAAAGGCCTGGCGGCAACGACCCTCATCCGCGAAGCGATCCGCCTGCAGCCAATCGAAGATGCGCCGGACAACCCTTTCAGCGGCCGCACAGCCTACTTCTTCTCGCGCCTGACCTGTCTCGACGGTGCCCCTGTGCTGCTCGAAGATCTGTACCTGCATCCGCAACTGTTCGCGGGGATCGAGAGTCTGGACCTGGCCGGCCGTTCCCTGTCGAGCGTCGCGGCAAAGCATTTCATGTTGCGGCCGATGGGGGGCAAACAGAGCTTCCGCATCGGCTACCTCGACGCAGTGCGGGCCCGCTGCCTCGACGTCAGCGTTACCACACCCCTGCTGCAGGTCGAACGGCGCCTCGATTTCGCCGCCGGCCGTGACGGTTTTTTTTCGCGGCTGTTCTGCCGCACCGACCATATCGTCTTCTCACAACACATGGGAGCATCCGGCCATGGATAA
- a CDS encoding LA_2272 family surface repeat-containing protein: MKKWALAFLCCFLASGAFAAPQNFQLSLTPDVAIHSRSTRINGVSLGIWSQNPQNALALGIVNGSTGSSSGLSLGLLANYAENYKGAQLACIANYASGNVTGLQWAAFNYAGNLHGLQLGFVNFADNADKGVQIGLINIMNANKRWFGNLPNEVAPAMVFVNWRY, translated from the coding sequence ATGAAAAAATGGGCACTGGCATTTTTATGCTGTTTTCTGGCGTCCGGAGCGTTTGCCGCACCCCAGAATTTCCAGTTGAGCCTGACCCCGGATGTCGCCATCCATTCCAGAAGCACCCGGATCAACGGCGTGTCTCTCGGCATCTGGAGCCAGAATCCGCAAAACGCGCTGGCCCTGGGGATTGTCAATGGCTCCACCGGCAGCAGCTCGGGGCTGTCTCTTGGCTTGCTGGCCAATTATGCCGAAAACTACAAAGGCGCGCAGCTGGCCTGCATCGCCAATTACGCCTCGGGAAACGTCACCGGGTTGCAGTGGGCGGCCTTCAACTATGCAGGCAACCTGCACGGCCTGCAGCTCGGTTTCGTAAACTTCGCGGATAACGCCGACAAAGGCGTGCAGATCGGCCTTATCAACATCATGAACGCCAATAAAAGATGGTTCGGCAACCTGCCCAACGAGGTCGCCCCAGCCATGGTGTTCGTCAACTGGCGCTACTGA
- a CDS encoding OFA family MFS transporter yields MSNEKLESKRWFIALAGIVLQLILGTVYAWSVFKKPLMANHGWSETATQGTFMIIIAVLGLAAAFGGTLVDKKGPKLVAVIGAVCYAIGTLCAGLADLTGNIWVLYLGYGVIGGLGNGFGYVVPIACLIRWFPDKRGLVTGLAVMGFGAGAFFIGKIVPGMIVSMGVANTFFVLGVVYLVVSTAAALQFRDPPKGWTPEGFVQSTKTVSHADSFNFEQARRTPQWYMIWFMLFLNVSAGLGLLSQLSPMGQKILSLSIADPEQLAIKGGLILAIASIFNGLGRLFWASVSDKIGRKNVFLVMFASQALLYCYIPQITSATVFTIAACYLLACYGGGFAVMPSFAADSFGPGYIGKVYGIILTAWGAAGVAGPLVFAQVKGAPALYVAAALLVLGFIITWSYKPPVKATA; encoded by the coding sequence ATGAGTAATGAGAAGTTGGAGTCAAAGCGCTGGTTTATTGCTTTGGCGGGCATTGTTTTGCAGTTGATTCTGGGGACTGTCTATGCGTGGTCTGTCTTCAAGAAACCGCTCATGGCAAATCATGGGTGGAGTGAAACAGCTACTCAGGGCACCTTCATGATCATCATCGCGGTACTTGGACTGGCCGCTGCTTTCGGGGGTACCCTGGTGGATAAAAAGGGACCGAAGCTGGTAGCCGTCATTGGCGCCGTCTGTTATGCCATCGGCACCCTCTGTGCCGGCCTGGCGGACCTGACCGGGAACATCTGGGTATTGTACCTCGGTTATGGCGTGATCGGTGGCCTCGGCAACGGTTTCGGCTATGTGGTTCCCATCGCCTGCCTGATTCGCTGGTTTCCCGACAAACGCGGTTTGGTTACCGGCCTTGCCGTCATGGGCTTTGGCGCCGGCGCCTTCTTCATCGGCAAGATCGTTCCCGGCATGATCGTCAGCATGGGCGTGGCCAACACCTTTTTTGTTCTCGGCGTGGTTTACCTCGTGGTGAGCACCGCCGCGGCCCTTCAGTTCAGGGATCCGCCGAAGGGCTGGACTCCCGAAGGCTTTGTTCAGAGCACCAAGACCGTCTCCCATGCGGATTCCTTCAATTTCGAGCAAGCGCGCCGCACCCCGCAATGGTACATGATCTGGTTCATGCTGTTCCTCAACGTTTCCGCCGGACTCGGGCTTCTTTCCCAGCTTTCGCCCATGGGGCAGAAGATCCTTTCCCTGAGCATCGCTGATCCTGAGCAATTGGCCATCAAGGGTGGTCTGATTCTGGCTATCGCCTCCATTTTCAACGGTCTGGGGCGTTTGTTCTGGGCCTCTGTATCCGACAAGATCGGCCGGAAAAATGTTTTTCTGGTCATGTTTGCCAGCCAGGCTCTGCTCTATTGCTACATCCCTCAAATCACCAGCGCAACCGTTTTCACCATCGCAGCCTGCTATCTGCTTGCCTGCTATGGTGGCGGCTTTGCAGTCATGCCCTCGTTTGCCGCGGATTCTTTCGGCCCCGGCTATATCGGCAAGGTATACGGCATCATCCTTACCGCCTGGGGCGCGGCCGGTGTCGCAGGGCCTCTGGTTTTCGCACAGGTCAAAGGCGCACCCGCCCTGTATGTTGCGGCGGCACTTCTTGTCCTCGGTTTTATCATTACCTGGAGTTACAAGCCGCCTGTCAAGGCTACCGCTTAG